One Hyla sarda isolate aHylSar1 chromosome 11, aHylSar1.hap1, whole genome shotgun sequence genomic window carries:
- the LOC130295320 gene encoding psychosine receptor-like, which translates to MNVKNSYGNESVYCIPEHSLDQYLFPITYILVFVLSVPANLISLYVSYQQVMKKNELGIYLFNLSCSDLFYALTFPMWIDFSLNHDNWRFAEGLCAWSAYSMHTNLYCSAGFLTCISLDRYLAVVYPLKFQHLRTRKMATFISLGVWAVQSASNVAILLKKETFNDSKDLFCYDIYPIEEWKAKFSIFNVMVGHFLPLLIMIFCSHRIYVAVQGNQATEDKDKHKIKQLLLIIVVMFTLSFTPYHIMLLIRSIMEPGNCSFAKTIFIPYKLSIALSSINCLADPLLYCFMSETGRADARTIVQCCQTKSPSTPSSELQMFSVSERFNRSKMFSVITEL; encoded by the coding sequence atGAACGTGAAAAATTCCTATGGCAACGAGAGTGTTTACTGCATCCCGGAGCACAGTCTGGACCAGTACCTGTTCCCCATCACTTACATCCTGGTGTTCGTGCTGAGTGTCCCGGCCAACCTCATCTCCCTGTACGTGTCCTACCAGCAGGTGATGAAGAAGAACGAGCTAGGCATCTACCTCTTCAACTTGTCCTGCTCTGACCTCTTCTACGCTCTGACATTCCCCATGTGGATCGACTTCAGTCTCAATCATGATAACTGGAGATTTGCGGAAGGGCTGTGCGCATGGAGCGCCTACAGCATGCACACCAACCTGTACTGCAGCGCAGGCTTCCTCACCTGTATATCCCTGGACAGGTATCTGGCTGTGGTCTATCCCTTAAAATTTCAGCATCTCAGGACAAGAAAAATGGCGACTTTTATCAGCCTAGGTGTGTGGGCGGTGCAGAGCGCGTCCAATGTCGCCATCCTACTAAAGAAGGAGACCTTCAATGACTCCAAAGACTTATTTTGCTACGACATCTACCCCATTGAGGAATGGAAGGCGAAGTTCAGTATTTTCAATGTCATGGTTGGCCATTTTCTTCCACTGCTGATCATGATCTTCTGCTCCCACAGGATCTACGTGGCAGTGCAGGGGAACCAGGCCACGGAGGACAAGGACAAGCATAAGATCAAGCAGCTGCTGCTGATCATCGTGGTCATGTTCACCCTCAGCTTTACCCCGTACCACATCATGCTCTTAATTCGCAGTATAATGGAGCCCGGAAATTGCTCCTTTGCCAAAACAATATTCATCCCCTACAAACTGAGCATCGCATTATCCAGTATCAATTGCCTGGCCGACCCGCTGCTCTACTGCTTCATGAGCGAGACCGGGAGGGCTGACGCCAGGACCATAGTGCAATGCTGCCAAACCAAGAGTCCGTCCACGCCCAGCTCAGAGCTGCAGATGTTCAGCGTGTCCGAGAGGTTTAATAGATCCAAAATGTTCAGTGTCATCACAGAACTATAG